From a region of the Solanum stenotomum isolate F172 chromosome 2, ASM1918654v1, whole genome shotgun sequence genome:
- the LOC125854241 gene encoding aspartic proteinase 39-like isoform X1, with protein sequence MGKFDFGWASLLLVILVWSVNVVSEGVIKVNSKFAGLERNLRALKAHDEMRHLHILAGIDLPIGGTGRPNSVGLHFAEIGIGTPPNNYFVQVDTGSDIMWVNCIACQRCPKRGYRNIELTLYNPRDSLTGKLVVCGQSFCKDFYRRSGLGCSGNSSCMYDQAYGDGSSTRGYFVEDVVQYNKVSGDLQTKSGNGSVIFGCGYSQSADLISSDEAFDGILGFGKSNSSILSQLASSGKVKKMFAHCLDGVNGGGIFAIGNVVQPKVNMTPLVPNKPHYSVNMMAVEVGYQFLNLSADVFMNGENKEVIIDSGTTLAYLPDVIYSPLVKKILSWQPDLKLRHDEYTCFEYSGSVDDGFPQVTFHFENSLSLRVRPHEYLFPYEDLVCIGWQNSGNQSRDNWNLTVFGDLVLSNRLILYDLENQAIGWTEYNCSSNISLKDEITGLVHSVGAHTLSSGSRLTAEMAVTFLLLAALLHNLFNW encoded by the exons ATGGGAAAATTCGATTTTGGTTGGGCTTCGTTGTTGTTAGTTATACTTGTTTGGAGTGTAAATGTGGTAAGTGAAGGGGTAATTAAAGTGAATTCTAAGTTTGCTGGGTTGGAAAGGAATTTGCGTGCCCTAAAAGCTCATGATGAAATGCGCCATCTACATATTCTCGCCGGTATCGACCTTCCTATCGGTGGAACTGGCCGTCCTAATTCCGTCGG GCTTCACTTTGCTGAGATTGGGATTGGAACAcctccaaataattattttgttcaaGTGGATACGGGAAGTGATATAATGTGGGTTAACTGCATTGCCTGTCAAAGATGCCCCAAAAGAGGCTATCGTAAT ATCGAGCTAACACTCTACAATCCAAGGGATTCTCTCACTGGTAAACTCGTTGTTTGTGGTCAATCATTTTGCAAAGACTTCTACAGACGTTCAGGATTAGGCTGCTCTGGTAATAGTTCTTGTATGTATGATCAAGCTTATGGAGATGGAAGCTCTACTAGGGGCTACTTCGTGGAGGATGTTGTCCAATACAATAAGGTGTCAGGTGATCTTCAAACTAAATCAGGAAATGGGAGTGTTATTTTTGG GTGTGGTTATTCACAATCTGCTGACCTGATCTCTTCTGATGAAGCTTTTGATGGGATTCTTGGATTCGGGAAATCAAACTCATCCATACTTTCCCAGCTGGCTTCATCTGGAAAAGTGAAGAAAATGTTTGCTCACTGCTTAGATGGTGTGAATGGTGGTGGTATTTTTGCCATTGGGAATGTTGTGCAACCAAAAGTGAACATGACTCCTTTGGTACCTAACAA GCCACATTACAGTGTCAATATGATGGCCGTTGAAGTTGGTTATCAGTTTCTCAACCTGTCTGCTGATGTATTTATGAATGGGGAGAACAAAGAAGTAATAATTGATAGTGGAACAACATTGGCTTATCTTCCTGATGTGATTTATAGTCCACTAGTGAAAAAG ATACTCTCCTGGCAACCTGATCTGAAATTGCGTCATGATGAGTATACATGCTTTGAATACTCTGGAAG TGTTGATGATGGATTTCCTCAAGTCACTTTTCATTTCGAAAATTCTCTATCTTTAAGAGTTAGACCCCACGAGTATCTGTTCCCGTAT GAAGATTTAGTTTGCATTGGATGGCAAAACAGTGGTAATCAGTCAAGGGACAATTGGAACCTCACAGTTTTTGGAG ATTTGGTACTCTCAAATAGGCTAATCCTGTATGATCTTGAAAACCAGGCCATTGGTTGGACTGAATATAATT GCTCAtcaaacatttcattaaaagaTGAAATTACTGGATTAGTTCATTCAGTAGGTGCTCACACTCTGTCAAGTGGTTCTCGTTTGACAGCGGAAATGGCTGTAACATTCTTGTTGTTAGCAGCTCTGCTGCACAATCTATTCAACTGGTAA
- the LOC125854241 gene encoding aspartic proteinase 39-like isoform X6 → MGKFDFGWASLLLVILVWSVNVVSEGVIKVNSKFAGLERNLRALKAHDEMRHLHILAGIDLPIGGTGRPNSVGLYSAEIGIGTPPNNYFVQVDTGSDIMWVNCIACQRCPKRGYRNIELTLYNPRDSLTGKLVVCGQSFCKDFYRRSGLGCSGNSSCMYDQAYGDGSSTRGYFVEDVVQYNKVSGDLQTKSGNGSVIFGCGYSQSADLISSDEAFDGILGFGKSNSSILSQLASSGKVKKMFAHCLDGVNGGGIFAIGNVVQPKVNMTPLVPNKPHYSVNMMAVEVGYQFLNLSADVFMNGENKEVIIDSGTTLAYLPDVIYSPLVKKILSWQPDLKLRHDEYTCFEYSGSVDDGFPQVTFHFENSLSLRVRPHEYLFPYEDLVCIGWQNSGNQSRDNWNLTVFGDLVLSNRLILYDLENQAIGWTEYNCSSNISLKDEITGLVHSVGAHTLSSGSRLTAEMAVTFLLLAALLHNLFNW, encoded by the exons ATGGGAAAATTCGATTTTGGTTGGGCTTCGTTGTTGTTAGTTATACTTGTTTGGAGTGTAAATGTGGTAAGTGAAGGGGTAATTAAAGTGAATTCTAAGTTTGCTGGGTTGGAAAGGAATTTGCGTGCCCTAAAAGCTCATGATGAAATGCGCCATCTACATATTCTCGCCGGTATCGACCTTCCTATCGGTGGAACTGGCCGTCCTAATTCCGTCGG GCTTTACTCTGCTGAGATTGGGATTGGAACAcctccaaataattattttgttcaaGTGGATACGGGAAGTGATATAATGTGGGTTAACTGCATTGCATGTCAAAGATGCCCCAAAAGAGGCTATCGTAAT ATCGAGCTAACACTCTACAATCCAAGGGATTCTCTCACTGGTAAACTCGTTGTTTGTGGTCAATCATTTTGCAAAGACTTCTACAGACGTTCAGGATTAGGCTGCTCTGGTAATAGTTCTTGTATGTATGATCAAGCTTATGGAGATGGAAGCTCTACTAGGGGCTACTTCGTGGAGGATGTTGTCCAATACAATAAGGTGTCAGGTGATCTTCAAACTAAATCAGGAAATGGGAGTGTTATTTTTGG GTGTGGTTATTCACAATCTGCTGACCTGATCTCTTCTGATGAAGCTTTTGATGGGATTCTTGGATTCGGGAAATCAAACTCATCCATACTTTCCCAGCTGGCTTCATCTGGAAAAGTGAAGAAAATGTTTGCTCACTGCTTAGATGGTGTGAATGGTGGTGGTATTTTTGCCATTGGGAATGTTGTGCAACCAAAAGTGAACATGACTCCTTTGGTACCTAACAA GCCACATTACAGTGTCAATATGATGGCCGTTGAAGTTGGTTATCAGTTTCTCAACCTGTCTGCTGATGTATTTATGAATGGGGAGAACAAAGAAGTAATAATTGATAGTGGAACAACATTGGCTTATCTTCCTGATGTGATTTATAGTCCACTAGTGAAAAAG ATACTCTCCTGGCAACCTGATCTGAAATTGCGTCATGATGAGTATACATGCTTTGAATACTCTGGAAG TGTTGATGATGGATTTCCTCAAGTCACTTTTCATTTCGAAAATTCTCTATCTTTAAGAGTTAGACCCCACGAGTATCTGTTCCCGTAT GAAGATTTAGTTTGCATTGGATGGCAAAACAGTGGTAATCAGTCAAGGGACAATTGGAACCTCACAGTTTTTGGAG ATTTGGTACTCTCAAATAGGCTAATCCTGTATGATCTTGAAAACCAGGCCATTGGTTGGACTGAATATAATT GCTCAtcaaacatttcattaaaagaTGAAATTACTGGATTAGTTCATTCAGTAGGTGCTCACACTCTGTCAAGTGGTTCTCGTTTGACAGCGGAAATGGCTGTAACATTCTTGTTGTTAGCAGCTCTGCTGCACAATCTATTCAACTGGTAA